One window of the Streptomyces sp. NBC_00259 genome contains the following:
- a CDS encoding endonuclease I family protein: protein MSTHRQRRPWRRPVLAVVAVGAVALPAAAFATGTPSTPPELRPAAAPLDDTYYEGAVGKTGEELKTALNTIISEQTKLSYDEVWDALKTTDEDPGNASNVILVYSGRSQSKDAHGGGADDWNREHVWAKSHGDFGTATGPGTDIHHLRPEDVTVNSTRGNLDFDNGGDPVDEAPGSRSDGDSFEPRDEVKGDVARMILYMAVRYEGADGFPDLEPNDQVDNGSAPAMGRLSVLKQWNDQDPPDAFEKTRNDKIFSIQKNRNPFIDHPEWANEIWK, encoded by the coding sequence ATGTCCACTCACCGTCAGCGCCGCCCCTGGCGCCGGCCCGTCCTGGCCGTTGTAGCGGTCGGCGCTGTTGCCCTGCCCGCAGCGGCCTTCGCCACCGGCACCCCCTCCACCCCACCCGAACTCCGCCCGGCAGCCGCACCGCTGGACGACACCTACTACGAGGGAGCCGTCGGCAAGACCGGCGAAGAGCTGAAGACCGCACTCAACACGATCATCAGCGAGCAGACAAAGCTGTCCTACGACGAGGTCTGGGACGCGCTGAAGACCACCGACGAGGACCCCGGCAACGCGTCCAACGTCATTCTCGTCTACTCCGGCCGGTCGCAGTCGAAAGACGCCCACGGCGGCGGCGCGGACGACTGGAACCGCGAACACGTCTGGGCCAAGTCTCACGGCGACTTCGGCACCGCGACCGGCCCCGGGACCGACATCCACCACCTCCGGCCGGAGGACGTGACGGTCAACTCCACCCGCGGCAACCTCGACTTCGACAACGGCGGCGACCCGGTCGACGAGGCCCCTGGCAGCCGCTCCGACGGCGACTCGTTCGAGCCCCGTGACGAGGTCAAGGGCGACGTCGCCCGCATGATCCTCTACATGGCCGTCCGCTACGAAGGCGCCGACGGCTTCCCCGACCTCGAACCCAACGACCAGGTCGACAACGGCTCCGCGCCGGCCATGGGACGCCTGTCCGTCCTCAAGCAGTGGAACGACCAGGACCCACCGGACGCCTTCGAGAAGACCCGCAACGACAAGATCTTCAGCATCCAGAAGAACCGCAACCCATTCATCGACCACCCCGAATGGGCGAACGAGATCTGGAAGTAG